In the Aridibaculum aurantiacum genome, TGTTGATATTAGCGATGATGCTTTTAAAGGAATTGAAGCTATAATCAAGAGCATGACACCTTTTGAAAGAAGCAACCCGGATGAGATAGACCAGAGCCGCAAGCAACGTATAGCAAAAGGTTCGGGGAAGGATATAGCAGAAGTAAATGCCTTTATGAAGCAGTTTGAGCAGATGAGGGAAATGATGAAGATGATGAACAAAATGCCTATGGGCTTTGGCAAAATGCCCGGGATGAAACGTTAATTAAAAGGATTTAATACATCTAACTCATTTGATACTTTAATTTCAGGGCACAAAAAAGACAAATGAAAAAAATAGTTTTTACCCTTTTGAGCATCTGCATGATAGCCATTGCTGCCAGTGCTCAAACTGCAGATGTAAGTAAAGATGCCGCTAAAGCTGCCAAAGCCGCTGAAAAGGAAGCAAAAGCAAAGTACAAGGCGTTGCAAACAGAGAACATTGTAAAGACACTAAAGCAAATCGGTGCTACTGATAAAGAGATCGCTGCTTTCCAGGAAGCTTTGCAAGATGCATCTGCTAAGGGAACTGAAATAAAGAAGAACGAAGCACTATCTGAAGAAGAAAAAGAATCTCAATTGAAAGCAAATGCAGATGCAAAAAATGCAAAGCTAAAAGAGATCATTGGAGAAGCTCGTTACAAAGAGTATAACAGGATACGCAAAGAGCAAAAGCCTGCAGAAGAAGCCATTGTTGCTCCTTACAAGCAATAAAAATTTCTTGATTGTTTTCAAAGAGGGGAGCAGTTGCTTCCCTTTTTGTTTGCACATATGTTATCGGTTTAAGGCTAATACACACACAAGATTTAAAATGCGGTTCTTGTGTTTAATGGTAGGTGGTGCTGCTGATTTGCTGTAGTTATTTCCAAAGCTGTGTTTTTGGAAAAGGAAAAACAGCTTTTGTTGAACTTCCACTTCTTATACTTGGTATCTTTTTTGACGCCTTCCTAAGCTGTGCCCGTTACGCATGTAGCAGCACTGTCCAATAGCCTTGATACCAGAAGAAAGCATTCTCTTGTACAACTAAAAGTTACTTCTATGATCGGGCTTGTATTGTGTGGCGGACAGAGTAAACGCATGGGAAGAGATAAAGGTCTTTTGACCACCAGTAAGAAAGTTACGTGGGCGCAACAATGTTTCTCTGTGCTGGCCAAACTTGAAATACCTGTTGTGATTTCTGTAAATCCTGCACAGCGTACCCAGTATAAACGGATTTTCCCTTTCCACGACCTTGTAATGGATGACCAGGAACTGAACATCCATGGACCATTATTGGGATTATTGAGTGTACACCAGAAGTATCCGACTGAAGATGTTTTTGTTTTAGCCTGTGATATGGTGGAAATGAATCCAGTGGTGCTTCAGAACCTGTATAACCTGTACCTGCATAACAAGGGTAAAATGACCTGTGTCTTCAAAAAAGATACAGCTGCTGAACCTCTTTGTGCCATTTATACCACCAAAGACCTGAAGAAGATCAGGCAGTGGCACCGCAAGGGACAGCTGGAGAAATTTAGCATGAATTACCTATTGGAAAAGCTGGATGTGCTTTCTATTGATGTGCCTGTAGAATGGAAGGATTACTTCAGGAACTATAATACCTTAAGTAATGTGCAAGTATATGCGCGTTAGGCGTAACTAGTGGCTTTTACTTGAAAAAGAAAATGCCTCTTCTAATTCTGAAAAAGAATGAGAAGAGGCATTGTTATCTATAATCATGATCCTGCCATTGAAGTAGCAGAACCAGGTTAAAAAATCTATCCTGGAAGCTTTATTTCATAAGTCTTCCCTGGCTTGGCTACCAATGTTCTGCCTCTTATCCAAGGGTTTAGTTTCTTCACCATTTTGTAGTTTGTTCCCCTGTCTGCAGCCCATTGTACCAGGTTAGAGATAGATCCATTCACAGTTACTGTCTTTGTTGGAAACTGCCCGTACAGATCATCCTTTGAAAGTTGGAAACCTAAAGAATTCGCATTACCTAATATCTGCTTGAAAGCAAGTATCCTGAAAATGTATTTATTGGTTTCTTCAGGCAACAGCAGGTCGTAGTAGTTCATAGTGCGCTGAAAAGTAGCTGCGCCATTGTAGCCACCCATTCCACAGTTATACGATGCTGCAGCTGCAGTCCAGTTACCAAACTTGGCGTAAGCAGCTTTTAAATATTTGCATGCTGCTTCTGTACTTTTTTCAACATGGTATCTTTCATCAGTATTCTCATTCACTTCCAGGTTGTAACCCGGAGCCGTTTCTTTCATGAACTGCCAAAAACCACTGGCGCCTACACGTGATACCAGGTTCTGCAGGTTACTTTCTGCCACACATAAATATT is a window encoding:
- a CDS encoding lytic transglycosylase domain-containing protein — its product is MTSSTRQVIIFVLGMIAGIFLISQLAFREDKRKPEDEKTEAAAAKAITPPKVPKQMTLFGEKVPLERQEIREAFDRELIYNYYNEGHILYILKLADRYFPQIEATLKAHGVPDDFKYLCVAESNLQNLVSRVGASGFWQFMKETAPGYNLEVNENTDERYHVEKSTEAACKYLKAAYAKFGNWTAAAASYNCGMGGYNGAATFQRTMNYYDLLLPEETNKYIFRILAFKQILGNANSLGFQLSKDDLYGQFPTKTVTVNGSISNLVQWAADRGTNYKMVKKLNPWIRGRTLVAKPGKTYEIKLPG
- the mobA gene encoding molybdenum cofactor guanylyltransferase yields the protein MIGLVLCGGQSKRMGRDKGLLTTSKKVTWAQQCFSVLAKLEIPVVISVNPAQRTQYKRIFPFHDLVMDDQELNIHGPLLGLLSVHQKYPTEDVFVLACDMVEMNPVVLQNLYNLYLHNKGKMTCVFKKDTAAEPLCAIYTTKDLKKIRQWHRKGQLEKFSMNYLLEKLDVLSIDVPVEWKDYFRNYNTLSNVQVYAR